In the Tetrapisispora phaffii CBS 4417 chromosome 7, complete genome genome, one interval contains:
- the SPG4 gene encoding Spg4p (similar to Saccharomyces cerevisiae SPG4 (YMR107W); ancestral locus Anc_2.443) — translation MSSIWNAFDVYDKKKHSKNYGVYGGNFANVGGRKTEFLYSSEHHEQKKPQDQDPMVAERRGSESESLNSSEGAAKTPNMLDISNMSQNEFKKLYDAMKKGEPDNRVNR, via the coding sequence ATGTCAAGTATTTGGAACGCATTTGACGTTTACGATAAGAAGAAACATTCGAAGAATTACGGTGTCTACGGCGGGAACTTCGCAAATGTAGGAGGGAGGAAGACCGagtttttatattctaGTGAACACCATGAACAAAAGAAGCCCCAGGACCAGGACCCCATGGTAGCGGAGAGACGAGGCTCTGAATCTGAGTCCCTCAACTCATCGGAAGGAGCTGCCAAAACTCCCAACATGCTGGATATCTCCAACATGTCACAGAACGAGTTCAAAAAACTCTACGATGCTATGAAGAAAGGTGAACCTGACAACAGAGTAAACCGCTAG
- the YPK1 gene encoding serine/threonine protein kinase YPK1 (similar to Saccharomyces cerevisiae YPK1 (YKL126W) and YPK2 (YMR104C); ancestral locus Anc_2.446), which yields MYSWKLSKLRFNKSKEEKNNKEKENESEKGHDINRTKSPSLFHFHHEKKNNSEESGLEGRSAVESDADRETVITKNPEHHTSNAHDTDFASHLTDNSTSNEETKHQEQFSANNEENKQPSDTSSNIGLMTIKIYSGSDFILPFSLTSNKQILAKLMSSGAPPPGEDSLDIDDITSKLSKLNIVSDNNSPYEELITGDKCTDIVPATIKLPGSETLNPLLYFTIEFDNTVATIEPEYGTIRNPVFNKISSFDVTRKLSSLKIDVFARIPSILLPSTVWQKEASAEDEKVSQLLSKINSNQDIHIDSFELPLSLFINSAANVRLYNHHWVNLKDGFGKLNLSIDYRPSRNKPLSIDDFDLLKVIGKGSFGKVMQVRKKDTKNIYALKAIKKSYIISKSEVTHTLAERTVLSRVNCPFIVPLKFSFQSPEKLYLVLAFINGGELFYHLQKEGRFDLSRSRFYTAELLCALETLHNLNVIYRDLKPENILLDYQGHITLCDFGLCKLNMKDDDKTDTFCGTPEYLAPELLLGQGYSKEVDWWTLGVLLYEMLTGLPPYYDEDVPKMYKKILKEPLRFPEGFDSDAKDLLIGLLSRDPKRRLGYNGADEIKNHPFFYNLSWKRLWMKGYISPYKPPVTNSSDTSNFDQEFTREKPIDSVVDEFLSNSVQQQFGGWTYVGNEQLGSPAT from the coding sequence ATGTACTCTTGGAAACTGTCAAAACTcagatttaataaatcaaaagaggagaagaataataaagagAAGGAGAACGAATCGGAGAAAGGACATGATATCAACAGAACCAAATCGCCAAGTTTATTTCATTTCCATcatgaaaagaaaaacaatagCGAGGAATCTGGCTTAGAGGGTAGATCTGCAGTTGAAAGCGACGCAGATAGGGAGACTGTCATTACAAAGAACCCTGAACACCATACCTCAAATGCCCATGATACAGATTTTGCTTCTCATTTAACTGATAATTCAACAAGCAATGAAGAAACAAAGCATCAAGAACAGTTCTCTgctaataatgaagaaaacaaaCAACCCAGTGATACATCTTCTAATATTGGCTTGATGACCATTAAAATATACAGTGGTTCGGATTTTATTTTACCCTTTTCTTTAACATCGAATAAGCAAATTTTAGCTAAATTAATGTCATCCGGTGCTCCACCTCCAGGTGAAGATAGTCTTGATATTGACGATATTACATCGAAGTTATCAAAGTTGAATATTGTTAGTGATAACAATTCACCTTACGAAGAGTTAATCACAGGAGATAAATGTACAGATATTGTGCCAGCAACCATTAAATTGCCCGGTTCTGAAACATTAAACCCACTTCTGtattttacaattgaatttgataatacCGTAGCTACAATTGAACCAGAATACGGTACAATAAGAAACCCtgttttcaataaaatctCGTCTTTTGATGTCACAAGAAAGTTATCAAGTTTGAAGATCGATGTTTTTGCACGTATCCCATCAATATTGCTACCATCAACAGTGTGGCAGAAGGAAGCAAGTGCTGAAGATGAAAAGGTCTCGCAATTATTAAGTAAGATTAACTCGAATCAAGATATCCATATTGATTCTTTTGAATTGCCATTAAGTTTATTTATCAACTCTGCCGCTAACGTTAGGTTATATAACCATCATTGGGTAAACTTAAAAGATGGTTTTggtaaattaaatttatcaatcGACTATAGACCATCTAGGAATAAGCCGTTGTCAATAGATGACTTCGATTTATTAAAGGTGATTGGAAAAGGTTCCTTTGGTAAAGTTATGCAAGttagaaaaaaagatacaaaaaatatctatGCATTAAAGGCAATTAAGAAATCATACATTATTTCTAAGTCTGAAGTAACACACACATTAGCAGAAAGAACCGTTTTATCAAGAGTGAATTGTCCCTTTATAGTTCCATTAAAGTTTTCATTTCAGTCACCAGAAAAGTTATATTTGGTTCTAGCATTCATCAATGGAGGTGAACTATTTTACCATTTACAAAAAGAGGGTAGATTTGACTTATCCAGATCAAGATTTTACACTGCTGAATTATTATGTGCACTTGAAACTTTACATAATTTGAATGTCATTTACCGTGACCTGAAACCAGAAAACATCTTATTGGATTATCAAGGCCATATTACTTTATGTGACTTTGGTTTATGTAAGCTAAACATgaaagatgatgataaaacAGACACCTTTTGTGGAACACCTGAATATCTTGCACCTGAACTATTATTGGGGCAAGGTTATTCAAAAGAAGTGGATTGGTGGACATTAGGTGTATTACTTTACGAAATGTTAACAGGTTTACCACCATATTATGATGAAGACGTACCAAAGATGTATaagaaaattttgaaagaacCGTTAAGATTCCCAGAAGGATTCGATAGTGATGCCAAAGATCTACTGATCGGATTATTAAGTCGTGATCCAAAGAGAAGATTAGGTTACAACGGTGCGGACGAGATTAAAAACCATCCATTTTTCTATAATCTCTCTTGGAAGAGGTTATGGATGAAAGGTTACATTTCCCCATACAAACCTCCTGTGACAAACTCCAGCGATACGAGCAATTTTGATCAAGAGTTCACAAGAGAGAAACCAATTGATAGTGTTGTTGACGAGTTCTTAAGTAATAGTGTTCAACAACAATTCGGAGGCTGGACATACGTCGGAAACGAACAATTGGGAAGTCCAGCCACATAA
- the TPHA0G02900 gene encoding uncharacterized protein (similar to Saccharomyces cerevisiae PGM1 (YKL127W) and PGM2 (YMR105C); ancestral locus Anc_2.445), translating into MSLSVQEIPTKPYQDQKPGTSGLRKKSKVFMNEPNYTENFIQAILDAIPEGSENSTLVVGGDGRFYNDVILQLIAEIGAANGVRKLIIGQAGILSTPAASHIIRTYHEEVTGGIILTASHNPGGPENDIGIKYNLANGGPAPESVTNAIWEASKNLTTYKTMKDFPKIDINTISENVKYGPLLIDIIDSTEDYVKFLKEIFDFPLIKKFIETQRKTNNWKLLFDSLNGVTGPYGKAIFVDEFGLPADEVLQNWHPQPDFGGLHPDPNLTYARTLVDRVDKEKIEFGAASDGDGDRNMIYGYGPAFVSPGDSVAIIAEYANEIPYFAKQGIYGVARSFPTSSAIDLVAKHKGLDCYEVPTGWKFFCALFDAKKLSICGEESFGTGSNHVREKDGVWAIIAWLNILAIYNKHHPEKDASIKTIQTEFWQKYGRTFFTRYDYESLPSADAAKVVDFLNAFVTNPKTKNAAFPGDPNLTVVDCGDFSYTDLDGSVSDHQGLFFKLSNGARIVLRLSGTGSSGATIRLYAEQYSDDQTKYNDSADDVLKPVIKSVVKFLKFQEFIGTEEPNVKT; encoded by the coding sequence ATGTCTTTGTCCGTGCAAGAGATCCCAACTAAACCTTACCAGGACCAGAAACCTGGTACTTCAGGTTTACGTAAGAAGTCTAAAGTATTTATGAATGAGCCAAACTACACAGAGAATTTCATTCAGGCCATTTTGGATGCAATCCCAGAAGGCTCTGAAAACTCTACCTTGGTTGTCGGCGGTGATGGTCGTTTCTACAACGATGTCATTCTACAATTGATTGCTGAAATTGGTGCTGCCAATGGTGTTAGAAAATTGATTATCGGCCAAGCTGGTATTCTATCTACCCCAGCAGCTTCCCACATCATCAGAACTTACCATGAAGAAGTCACAGGTGGCATCATTTTAACTGCTTCGCACAACCCAGGTGGTCcagaaaatgatattggtatcaaatataatttagCAAATGGTGGTCCAGCTCCCGAATCTGTTACAAATGCAATCTGGGAAGCATCAAAGAATTTAACCACTTACAAGACAATGAAGGATTTCCCAAAGATTGATATTAACACAATTTCAGAAAACGTTAAATATGGtccattattaattgatatcATAGACTCAACAGAAGATTACGTCAAGTTCTTGAAAGAGATTTTTGATTTCCCATTGATCAAAAAGTTCATTGAGACTCAACGTAAGACGAATAATTGGAAATTACTATTCGATTCATTGAATGGTGTCACTGGCCCTTACGGGAAAGCTATCTTCGTGGACGAATTTGGTTTGCCAGCAGACGAAGTATTACAAAATTGGCACCCACAACCAGATTTTGGCGGTTTACATCCAGATCCAAACTTGACCTATGCTAGAACGTTAGTTGATAGAGTTGATAAAGAGAAAATCGAATTTGGTGCTGCCTCGGATGGTGATGGTGACAGAAATATGATTTACGGTTACGGTCCTGCATTCGTCTCCCCAGGTGACTCAGTTGCAATCATAGCTGAATATGCCAACGAAATCCCATATTTTGCAAAGCAAGGTATTTATGGTGTAGCAAGATCTTTCCCTACATCTAGTGCCATCGACTTAGTGGCTAAACATAAAGGATTAGATTGTTATGAAGTACCAACAGGTtggaaatttttttgtGCATTGTTTGATGCTAAGAAACTATCAATTTGCGGCGAAGAATCATTTGGTACAGGTTCCAACCATGTAAGAGAAAAAGATGGTGTGTGGGCAATTATTGCTTGGTTAAACATTTTAGCTATATATAACAAACATCATCCAGAAAAAGACGCTTCGATCAAGACCATTCAAACAGAATTCTGGCAAAAGTACGGTCGTACTTTCTTTACCCGTTATGATTACGAAAGCCTTCCTTCTGCAGATGCAGCCAAAGTTGTTGATTTCCTAAATGCGTTTGTCACTAATCCAAAGACTAAGAATGCAGCATTCCCAGGTGATCCAAACCTAACTGTTGTAGATTGCGGTGACTTTTCATACACTGATTTGGATGGCTCTGTTTCTGATCATCAAGGGCTATTCTTCAAGTTGTCTAACGGTGCTAGAATCGTGCTAAGATTATCTGGTACAGGTTCTTCCGGTGCTACAATTAGACTGTATGCTGAACAATACAGTGATGACCAAACTAAATACAATGATTCAGCCGATGATGTTTTAAAACCAGTGATAAAGTCAGTTGTCAAGTTCTTAAAATTCCAAGAATTCATCGGAACTGAGGAACCAAATGTCAAAACTTAG